A genomic segment from Eulemur rufifrons isolate Redbay chromosome 19, OSU_ERuf_1, whole genome shotgun sequence encodes:
- the YPEL5 gene encoding protein yippee-like 5, translating into MGRIFLDHIGGTRLFSCANCDTILTNRSELISTRFTGATGRAFLFNKVVNLQYSEVQDRVMLTGRHMVRDVSCKNCNSKLGWIYEFATEDSQRYKEGRVILERALVRESEGFEEHVPSDNS; encoded by the exons ATGGGCAGAATTTTCCTTGATCATATTGGTGGTACCCGTCTGTTTTCTTGTGCAAACTGTGATACAATCCTGACCAACCGCTCGGAACTCATCTCCACTCGGTTCACAGGCGCCACTGGCAGagcatttctttttaacaag GTAGTTAACCTGCAGTACAGTGAAGTTCAAGATCGGGTCATGCTCACTGGCCGCCACATGGTTCGAGATGTGAGTTGCAAAAACTGCAATAGCAAACTGGGATGGATCTATGAGTTTGCCACTGAAGACAGCCAGCGTTATAAGGAAGGCCGTGTGATCCTGGAACGTGCTCTAGTTCGAGAGAGTGAGGGCTTTGAGGAGCATGTACCATCTGATAACTCttga